The Alnus glutinosa chromosome 7, dhAlnGlut1.1, whole genome shotgun sequence genome includes a region encoding these proteins:
- the LOC133872523 gene encoding pre-mRNA-splicing factor SLU7-A-like has product MATASVAFKSREDHRKQIELEEARKAGLAPAEVDEDGKEINPHIPQYMSSAPWYLNAERPSLKHQRKWKSDPNYTKSWYDRGAKIYQADKYRKGACENCGAMTHDSNSCMDRPRKVGAKWTNKHIAPDEKIETFELDYDGKRDRWNGYDASTYAYVIERYEARDGARRKFLKVQQLKKLEENNNQNDEAGVSDDDKEEDGLTVDESKVDESKQMDFAKVEKRVRTTGGGSTGTVRNLRIREDTAKYLLNLDVSSAHYDPKTRSMREDPLPDADPNEKFYGGDNHHRDSGEALEFKQLDIHACKAFDKGQDIHMQATPSQAELLYKNYKVIKEKLKFQTKDTILEKYGNAAGDEELPMEHLLGSPRLSPYFNGLLQAN; this is encoded by the exons ATGGCGACCGCTTCAG TTGCATTTAAGTCTAGGGAGGACCATCGGAAGCAAATTGAATTGGAAGAAGCGCGTAAAGCTGGGCTTGCACCTGCTGAGGTTGACGAGGATGGAAAAGAGATCAACCCTCATATTCCCCAGTATATGTCATCTGCACCTTGGTATCTCAATGCTGAAAGGCCT AGTTTAAAACATCAAAGGAAGTGGAAATCAGATCCGAATTACACAAAATCATGGTATGACAGAGGTGCAAAGATTTACCAAGCTGACAAGTACAGGAAGGGTGCATGTGAAAA TTGTGGAGCTATGACACACGATTCAAATTCATGCATGGATAGACCCCGGAAAGTGGGAGCAAAATGGACGAACAAACACATTGCCCCTGATGAAAAAATAGAGACATTTGAGCTTGACTATGATGGTAAACGGGACCGGTGGAATGGCTATGATGCATCCACCTATGCCTATGTCATTGAGAGATATGAAGCAAGAGATGGAGCTCGAAGGAAATTCCTCAAAGTCCAACAACTTAAGAAACTTGAGGAGAACAATAACCAAAATGATGAGGCTGGGGTAAGTGATGACgataaagaagaagatggtctaaCGGTAGATGAATCCAAGGTTGATGAAAGCAAACAAATGGACTTTGCAAAGGTTGAAAAGCGTGTACGTACAACAGGTGGTGGAAGCACTGGAACTGTGAG GAACTTGCGTATTCGGGAGGACACAgcaaaatatcttttaaatcTTGATGTCAGCTCTGCACATTATGATCCCAAAACCCGGTCCATGCGTGAAGATCCTTTGCCAGATGCAGATCCTAATGAGAAGTTCTATGGG ggAGATAATCACCATAGAGATAGTGGTGAAGCTTTGGAATTTAAGCAACTTGACATCCATGCTTGTAAAGCATTTGACAAGGGACAAGACATTCACATGCAAGCTACTCCATCCCAAGCCGAGTTGCTTTATAAGAATTATAAGGTCATCAAGGAGAAATTGAAATTCCAAACGAAGGACACCATCTTGGAGAAGTATGGCAATGCAGCTGGTGACGAAGAACTTCCAATGGAGCACCTTCTTGGATCTCCGCGCTTAAGCCCATATTTTAACGGCCTACTTCAGGCAAATTAG
- the LOC133872524 gene encoding isocitrate dehydrogenase [NAD] catalytic subunit 5, mitochondrial — protein sequence MIMASQLLRRAFGSRSSQVLSSATNPNPSAPSVARAFSSDSTPIRATLFPGDGIGPEIADSVKQVFKSADVPIEWEEHYVGDQIDPRTQSFLTWESLESVRRNGVGLKGPMATPIGKGHRSLNLTLRKELNLYANVRPCYSLPGYKTRYDDVDLITIRENTEGEYSGLEHQVVRGVVESLKIITRQASLRVAEYAFHYAKTHGRERVSAIHKANIMQKTDGLFLKCCREVAEKYPEIKYEEVVIDNCCMMLVKNPALFDVLVMPNLYGDIISDLCAGLIGGLGLTPSCNIGEGGIALAEAVHGSAPDIAGKNLANPTALLLSSVTMLRHLKFHDKADQIQNAILKTIAEGKYRTADLGGSSSTTDFTKAICDHL from the exons ATGATCATGGCTTCCCAGCTCCTTCGACGCGCCTTCGGAAGCCGTTCGAGCCAGGTCCTCTCCTCCGCCACAAACCCTAACCCCAGCGCTCCGTCTGTAGCCAGGGCCTTCTCTTCCGATTCCACGCCCATCCGAGCCACTCTCTTCCCCGGCGACGGTATCGGCCCGGAGATCGCCGACTCCGTCAaacag GTGTTTAAATCTGCTGATGTTCCAATTGAATGGGAAGAACACTACGTTGGGGACCAAATAGATCCTAGAACCCAAAGTTTCCTAACATGGGAAAGTTTAGAATCTGTACGACGAAATGGGGTAGGCTTGAAAGGGCCAATGGCCACACCAATTGGAAAAGGTCATCGTTCTTTGAATCTTACTCTAAGGAAAGAACTTAACTTATATGCCAATGTTCGGCCTTGCTACAGTCTCCCTGGCTATAAAACTCGGTATGATGATGTAGATCTTATCACTATCCGTGAAAACACAGAGGGGGAGTACAGTGGACTTGAGCATCAA GTGGTCAGAGGTGTGGTTGAAAGCCTCAAGATCATTACTCGTCAGGCCAGTTTGAGGGTGGCTGAATATGCTTTTCACTATGCAAAGACTCAtggaagagagagagtttctgcAATACACAAAGCCAACATTATGCAGAAAACCGATGGTCTTTTCCTAAAG TGTTGTCGTGAGGTTGCAGAGAAGTACCCTGAGATTAAATACGAGGAAGTTGTCATTGACAATTGCTGTATGATG CTTGTGAAGAATCCAGCACTTTTTGATGTATTGGTGATGCCTAACCTGTATGGTGATATTATCAGTGACCTTTGTGCTGGGTTGATTGGGGGATTGGGCTTAACACCAAG CTGCAATATTGGTGAGGGAGGTATTGCCCTTGCTGAAGCTGTACATGGTTCAGCACCTGATATTGCTGGAAAG aatttggcGAATCCAACTGCTTTGCTATTGAGTTCTGTCACAATGCTGCGCCATTTGAAGTTCCATGACAAAGCTGATCAGATCCAAAATGCTATCCTCAAAACAATTGCAGAGGGGAAGTACAGAACAGCTGACCTTGGTGGTAGTTCATCTACAACCGATTTTACAAAGGCAATTTGTGATCATCTCTGA